Below is a window of Littorina saxatilis isolate snail1 linkage group LG2, US_GU_Lsax_2.0, whole genome shotgun sequence DNA.
ACCTAACCCCAACTACGTGCCGTGCAGAGAAGTGTCTGCGAGAAATAAGTGATGAGCCTTTGATCGCATGTGCGATGGTTCGTAAGCACAGTAAAGGGGGTgcgtggggggagggggttataTACCAATAATTTATAACTGATCAGAACAAGGGGAGGTCATCGCGTAGCCTACCTTGTTGCCAAGAACCTGTCTGTTTGCACGGTAAACAGTGTATAagcttcacgctgtgcttcagtgtgtgcgtgtacatgGTGACCCAAAATGAGTGCAACCCATAAAAGTACTCACAAATGCTACAACTGTGAATGGATTGAGTTTATTTTTAACACACATCAACGTAAGATGATAACAATTAAGTTCTGAAAGTTGGAGTCATTTCGGTTGGGTGGTCCACATGTTAGCGACGTTGAAGGAAATGTCCACCGCGTTGACGGAGACACTCCTGAATGCGCCGTGCAAAATTGTCCACCTGACCTTAACCCCCCCGATTTATATTTGTGGGATTATTTGAAAGACCACGTCTATGAGGACAACCCCCAGACAATCATGGACTTGAAAGCTGCAATAACAACAAAGATCAGGAGGATTCCAGGGGCAGAGTGTGTCCGCGTGGTGGACAATTTTGCACGGCGCATTCAACGCGGTGGACATTTGGAGCATATCCTTCAACGTCGCTAACATGTGGACCACCCAACCGAAATGACTCCAACTTTCAGAACATAATTGTTATCATCTTACGTTAACGTGTGTTAAAAATAAACTCAATCCATTCACATTTGTAGCAGTTGTGAGTACTTTTATGGATTGCACtcattttgggtcaccctgtatgtgcgcgcgcgtgtgtgtgtgtgtgtgtgtgtgtgtgtgtgtgtgtgtgtgtgtgtgtgtgtgtgtgtgtgtgtgtgtgtgtgtgtgtgtttaaattcCGTAAACTCAAtacgcacacaaaaaaaagaaaaagaacaacacaGATCAAAAGGAAATCAATAaagtccacacacacaaaatgtgtttGAATACTGCCATCAAGACATCTCGTTTTCGATATCTTATGCTGTTGTCATATGCTTCAGTGGGAAAAGTGTAATTATCAAAAGCAGGTGAGAAATTCATACAAAGTATCTGCACTACAGGCTACACGATATATAGTCAATGACAGGTCTTAATTTCTGTTAGCAAATGTTGCTGAATTTTGGCTTGTCTGAATTTTGAACTATGATTCGAGATTTGAGCTTTCGTCGGATTGATTTTTGGGTTGCCCTTATTTTAGAGGCTGTCACGTGACCACTGTAAAATTAATATCCTAAACACCAAAAGTGGACCAACCAGTCAAAAcaagcgtgcgtgtgcgtgtgtgtacgagcgtatgtgtgtgtgtgtgtgtgtgtgtgtgtggggggtgacCAAGTCAAGATCGTAAAGTACTTTCTGAGATGTTTCAAAATCATTATTTTTTCATAAGCGGTACCTCAGACATCACACGGTAAAATGGAATTGGTCGGCTTCAGCTGACGCCTTCTTGCGAGATTTTCTAATAAGACACATATATTATTCATTTGATTCTTGAAAGGATTAGGTCGGGGTGGTCTATTCAAGttctgcaacaacaacacatcaaTTAAATACACTGTAAACGGACTGTAGTGAGTTCAGCAGACCATGAACGTTTCTATGGTTCATACGTATTCGCACGTGTAGCTGACTGATATATGTTTAcgattaattaaaaacaaagtgTGTTTTTGGTCAAAAGAAAAAAGTGCATGTTTTTGGTCAGagaaaaaagtgtatgttttcgatcaaagaaaaaagtgtatgtttgagagaaaacaagataataataattttaaaaaacgtTCTGTATACGCCTTACGAAATTGGCTTTATTCcgtgtattttttttatcatgagAACGTAGAAAAACATACATGCTTTCTTCACAAGACGTTTCATTAAAAATACCTATTTTCTTGTGTAACCCATCATGTCacccaccacagatctgtcttTATGATATACGACACCGATACATGCTCAGCTAGGCGGTGACCCTGACGAGTCCTTTTTATAGCACTAATATGTTGAAGTCACTGAGACAAAGTTCGTTCTTTTACATTTTTCGTCGTTTTCTCGGGAGACTTTTTTGTAAGTGACAACAATTTTTACGTGACGCCATTAATTCACACTTTGACGTCCTGTTTAACCATGTTTAGCTtgtgacgtcagagatttcatTTCGAAAGAGAGGTTTTTTTGGTAATAGATATCGTATCTCTTTAAGACCAACCTTCAACTTGAAAACTGATATGGGTCGTTTTCAAAAAATGTCGCGAAAGATGTCCCCGGACTTTGGCTCTGCACAGTCGTCGCGTCTTAGAACAAACTAGACAACATTTTGTATCATTTTGTTCGTTGTCCAAGGGTCATTAACTTCctgtatcaaaaataaaattttatgTTAATATGGTTTGTAGAGCGTGAGTTATCTGACGCAAGGGTGCCGAAAAACGAGTGTCTCACGGTCGCCAACCAGTCTTTCAGatctatttttttctgtttttcagtATCGGATAATCATGAAATTTGGTCACATTATAGTCTTTATTGGTTTCTTTTTGCTAAAGTTAAAATTGTCATTAAAACTTGGTCTTAGGGGTGCATAATACGAAAAAAAACTTTTGTCCCACAAAAAATGTCCTTGCTGTTACGACTGAAGAAAATTGATAACACTAAAAAAATGTGGATCATCAAACTCAGATCTAATGAGATCTAAAGAAAGACAATTCTTCCATCAATTGATTAACTACAGATATACAGTTGCAGACGAAATGAAAAACAATCAAAATATTGCTGTCTTTCAACTAAGGTGAGATGTCCCTCAAAATGTTGTCCTTGCTGTTACGGTACTTTCAAATTGAAAGAGTTCGATTCAAACTCTGAAAATCTCACAGTTTGTAGAGATTTTGATCCAGATCCAGAATCACACAAGTTTATTTTAAAGCGACGTCGCTTTGGAAATTGCgacacaaaaaacaccaaaaattTCCTTGTTGTTACGGTCCTTGCTATTACGattctggggccagtttcaACTGTGCGCACTGAACACGTACTTGTGTATAGGTCATGTCTTAAACTGCATATTTCGGTGACACATCTTTGGATTTTCCAGACTGAATTGGGTTACACAGTGGGTACTTTTTCAAAAATATGATCGGTTTTAGATCTATTTTATTGTCTGCGCGACGATTAAATATAAGCTTATCCTCTATTATGAAAgagaacatactttgctctgTCGCAAGTGCTCGTTTTCGTCGAGATTTTAAGCTGATTTCTCTGGTCAGCACCTAACATTGCTGCGAAAACATCAATCGCAACTAGCAGCTGAATAAAATAGTTCATTGACTGTAAGTCTTATTggttttgttttctgaatctgaCTATTGTTATGACAGGATCAGTGAATGAGCGTTCCCGCTCACCACGAAACTCAGAATAGCTTCGTGACGTTGTTATTGCTTCAAATATAAAAGCGTCTTTGGCAGCAGTAGACAATTATTTGCCTGTCTCTATAGTTTATCTGCGGGCTTtcaattgtcttttcagaatgtTTCTTCTCCGTTCATCCCGGAGAAAGCGATTTTTTTTGGATCATAAGAATGCGTCCCATGTTCCTCGAGAGACAAGTTCAAGGGCGCGCAATATCCCCCTAACGAGCTAGGCAGGGAAAAGATTGGGTGAAATTTTAAAGAAAAGATATGCTTATTTGACATTTTACATTCAACTACATTCAGGGGCAGCATGCAGCCACATAAATGAAGACAGTGTCAAGTAATACACAGAATATACGCTAATTGCAGACATCatgtacagggccggactaggggggggggggggggggggggttaaaaacTGAAGTGAGCCACCTTAATGACGAGTATTAAGAACAATATCTTCAAAATGCGAGAGCTACTGTTGATGCGTTTCACAAAAAATGTCGTATGCGTGGAAGCCGGACTAGGTaagactaggggggggggggggactaggtaagtactagggggggggggggggttacagatgggagtccagggggcgaagcccccttggttggggttgcaagggggcttcgcccccttgaagctgaacgttttttgatgtttctggagggaaaggaagcctctccttgaacgaaaaaggtcaattcgacagcaagctgtataggcaatcaCGCATAGGCAACggaatgcaatgcaaggaatgttccctttttcatgattttttttggagggggtgagaagtgcgatttctcctcggatttcatgatgatccagatgcaaacccccccccccctctccctctacaggggttgcgcaaccccccccccccccggcttaagcatgtacctcccaaacacattttttgtgtgtgtgtggggggggggggagaggggggggttgcatctggatcatcatgatatccgaggagaaatcgcacctctcaccccctccaaaaaaaatcatgaacaagaagagcaaacgctcgatcgagtcactttcgcagttctgaatattatatgaggcatcagatggacaggaagaaattgctattcacaacacaatgagtcacgttcacataaaatttgagcccggtcacttttatagtttccgagaaaagcccaacgttaagttgtgtgttgccgaacagaaaaggctagttatctcccttgtttttctgataacgttcgtaaaaggctacagatgtaaataatttgatgtaaagaataatcctacaaagtttcaatcacatccgatgaactttgtcaaagatataaaatgtctaatttttcctttgacgctgacctgtgaccttgaaaaaggtcaaaggtcaacgaaaccatcgttaaagtgtagaggtcattggaggtcacgactaaacaaaatatgagcccgatcgctttgatagtttccgagaaaagtccaacgttaaggtggtgtctacggacggccggccggacggccggccggacggccggccggacggccggccggacagactaacactgaccgattacatagagtcactttttctcaagtgactcaaaaagggaacattccttgcattgcattccGTTGCCTATGCGtgattgcctatacagcttgctgtcgaatttacctttttcgttcaaggagaggcttcctttccctccagaaacatcaaaaaacgttcagcttcaagggggcgaagcccccttgcaacacccaccaagggggcttcgccccctggacccccacctgtaacccccccctagtacttacctagtccccccccccccccccctagtcttACCTAGTCCGGCTTCCACGCATACGACATTTTTTGTGAAACGCGTCAACAGTAGCTCTCGCATTTTGAAGATATTGTTCTTAATACTCGTCATTAAGGTGGCTCACTTCAGTTTTTAACTAATAAATGAATGCAGATTCCAGACCTAAAATCAAAATAACGATTTTACAAACTTCATTTTTCGAACAAAAGTTGGACCCATTTGgcgacattttttttaaaacgaccCATAATTTTATACCAAAACCCAATAGCGCATATGCTTCCCGGGTAGAGTGAATTTATTGTTTGTTGAATTTATTTCGTAACTGACACCATTGTTAACATTCAGAGTTTACACAGCACACGAAAACAAAACTCCTTTTGACTCTAATCTACAAGTAGAGGTCGAATTCAACGCCTACTCGGCtaagccggtgtcacgaactgaaaactctgcctgaacaatccttctcagtcattgcggtcaatgcgcatgcgctaacatggggagattaatcaggtcgtgaacaacctaaccctaacccttccCACCCTAACCCTTATCCTATAACCCTAATCCtataaccctaatcctaaccctaacccatggttcgttcggtcaatgCGTCGCatcattttttaagtccaagattggcgcatgcgcattgaccgcaatgagaaggattgttcaccagaggtttcagttcgtgacaccggcctcGAATTGCATtaactgctgaagagacgatacacAATGATAACCAACTCTCCCTATATTACTTACCTCATCATTATTTGAACATAATTATTTGAATGTCTGTTCACTATATGACCATTAAGTCGACAATCATACTCGTGTTTTGCTTTGTCTATGGTTACACGTTCCATAAACtaattacctttcttgttctTTGATAACAAAAATCCACACTGGACGCAGCTTAGATGTTGATTTTGGGTATTATTTTCAAATGTAGGGATGCCCTCATTCCGTGTTAACAAACACCAAAATTGAAGACAGATCTTCGGACGATGGTTGACATGATCGACgagcgcaatggcctagtgaataagacgccggcctccaaagcggaaggtcgtgggttcgaatcctggccgcgCATAGTGGCttaagggtggagattattCCTATCTCCCAGTTCAACTTATGTTCAGACCTGCGAGTGCCTTAatcatcccccttcgtgtgtacacataAGCACAAGACCACGTGCGCACGGGAAAGAGCCTGTgtttcatgtcagagttcagtgggttataaaaacacgaaaatacaaagCCTGTATCCCCTAAAAGTGAAGTtttgctgcctaaatggcgggctaaaaacggccatacacgtaaatacCGTGGGAGATTCAGCCCATGAACTAAGAAGAGGAAGGTTAACATGGTTGTCCACACGGAACAATATGCGTTTAAAGGCCTGGGGAAGTAGAAGCGGATTTTGTTCTCTGCACCCTGTCAAGCCTGATATTGTCAAGTCGTGAATCAAAGTCAGAGTGTATTTGTTTGGTAATTTACAGCGTAAACCTACACCTGTCAATGCTTCGTGttgttcacacacaaaaatgacagCTCTGTGGTTCGATGTCACTTTTCATGCGTGCGAGAAacgttaagagagagagagagagagagagagagagagagagagagagagagagagagagagagagagagagagcatacacacacacacacataaatacacacacacacacgggggggggggggaggggggaggggcagagacaggcagacagacacagacagagaggaagaccAAACATAAGATACAACAAGCACACAGCATCCAAACAAAGAATtccaaacaaatatataaacGAAAACAAACAAGTACGAGCGCGGAACAGACTGTGTCTAATGGAATTCATTCAACTTTGATTCGTGTTCGCATCAATCAAAATGTCATCTTTCATCGCACTCTTTCAGAGGTGGGGACCCTTGAATAGCACGCCTGAATAACCTCAGGTGCGCAGTGTAAATCACAGGCAACAATCAATAAATCTCAGTTGCTAATGTCACTGGAGTGACAAGTTCTTATGAAGTGACAGCCATCCGCTGTTGGTTTTCAGAGTACTTATGGCTGGAATTTCCGTTCCGCAAATTTGGTCTCAACGGTATAGTTTCCATCGGCAACCCTCGTTGACGTTGCTGTCTGAGTCCATTGTGCTAGTCCAAGCTCGGTCCAACAGAGATTTTGCTCACAGAGAAACAAAAAGCCCGAATGAAAAGATTAATTTCTAGTTGTAACTACACGCGCTTGCCCTGTTTGTGTACATTAATTCAGTCCTCATGAACCGAATTGGTGGAGAGGCTAGCGTTTTGGGTTTGTATCCAGGGCTTACACAAATCCGcgatttcttgttctttttacatttagtcaagttttgactaaatgttttaacatagaggtggaatcgagacgagggtcgtggtgtatgtgtgtgtgtgtgtgtgtgtgtgtgtgtgtgtgtgtctgtctgtgtgtgtgtgtgtgtgtgtagagcgattcagaccaaactactggaccgatctttatgaaatttgacatgagagttcgtgggaatgatatccccggacatttttttatttttttcgataaatacctttgatgacgtcatatctgactttttgtaaaagttgaggcggcactgtcacaccctcatttctcaatcaaattgattgaaattttggcccagaaatcttcgacgaaggccggacttcggtattgcatttcagcttggtggcttaaaaattgattaatgactttggtcattaaaaatctgaaaattgtaaaaaaaaaaaaatttttttaaccgatccaaatttacgtttatcttattcttcatcattttctgattccaaaaacatataaatatgttatattcggattaaaaacaagctctgaaaattaaaaatataaaaattattactaaaaaaaaatttccggaatcgatttaaaaacaatttcatcttattccttgtgggttcctgattccaaaaacatatagatgtgatatgtttcgattaaaaacacgctcagaaagttaaaaagaatatagataaagaaaagcgtgctatccttctcagcgcaactactaccccgctcttcttgtcaatttcactgcctgtgcatcgtgcggtggactgacgatgctacgagtatacgctcttgctgtaaaaatagtgagttcagtttcattctgttagttcgacagcttgactaaatgttgtaatttcgccttacgcgacttgttgtttttgcacGATCACATTTTCGTAAACACGAGCTTTTGTCGCAGACACATTCTACCTGTCACATTCTAGTCTCAAAAGACTGTCCTGAattgagcccaaagtcgacttcgcgaacacttttttttaacaaaaattcagtgccaaagcttcgtgcatcCAGCTTCGCGAAGGAGACTTTTGATGATACATgtagggatttaaaaaaaaattacgcaATCATTGCCTTTACACGGGTAAGCAACACGTGACCAGTAAGTGCAAAAGCTTTGCTTTTCATTGTTAAAGATACCGTCCTTCCCACGCTAAAACACGTCTCTCCATGCTATTACatgaaataacaagtcgcgtaaggcgaaattactacatttagtcaagctgtggaactcacagaatgaaactgaacgcactgcattttttcacaatgaccgtagtccgccgcttgtgcataacggagtgaaactgacgagcctgttcagcgcggtagtggtttcgctgtgctgcatagcacgcttttctgtacctctcttcgttttaactttctgagcgtgtttttaatccaaacatatcatatctatatgtttttggaataaggaaccgacaaggaataagatgaaattgttttgaaatcgatttcggaaatttaattttgatcataatttttatatttttaattttcagagcttgtttttaatccaaatataacatatttatatgtttttggaatcaggaaatgatgttgaataagatgaacgtaaatttggatcgttttatattaaaaaaaaaattaatacaatttttagatttttaatgaccaaagtcattaattaatttttaagccaccaagctgaaatgcaataccgaagtccggccttcgtcgaagattgctttacaaaaatttcaatcaatttgattgaaaaatgagggtgtgacggtgccgcctcaacttttacaaaaagccggatatgacgtcatcaaaagtatttatcgaaaaaatgaaaaaaatatatggggatatcattcccaggaactttcacgtcaaatttcataaagatcggtccagtagtttggtttgaatcgctctacacacacacacgcacagacagacagacagacacacacacacacacacatacaccacgaccctcgtctcgattccccctctatgttaaaacatttagtcaaaacttgactaaatgtaattttAAACTAGtgatgacaaacaaacaaactgacagaattaataaataaataaataaataaataaataaataaatgaataaatgagcGAGCTGAAGGCGGAGGTGGCGCACTACAGGGGTGAGCTGGAGAAGCGGGACGACGAGATCGACCAGCTTCGGGACAAGGTTGACGACCTCGAGCAATACAGCAGGAGGAACTGTATCCGCATCAACAATGTCCCGGAGCTGGACGGCGAGGATACTGATAGCGTCATCAAGGCTGTCGGCAAGGCGGTAGGCGTCGAGCTCACCGACGCCATGCTCGACAGGAGTCACCGAGTTGGGAGGAGACCGGGACCAGGTGACACTTACAGCAGAGCCATTATTTGTAAGTTCGCCTCCTACAGGTTCAAGTCAGCTCTGATGAGGAGCAAGAAAACCTTAGCCAAGACCGATGCTAAGAAGATCCTCCCCGACCGCGCATGGGCTGCAGCTAGGACGCCGACCCAAGTCTTCATCAACGACGATCTAACTCAGGTGCGTTCTGAGCTTGCTGCCAAGGCAAGAAAgttgaagaaagacaagaaatTCGAGGAGACGTGGGTACGGGATGGGACAATTTTTGTGAAGCGCGGTAGTGCAGTCACCAGAGTGACCACCATGCGCAACCTGCTCGCTTTGATATAGGCAACCTAGATGCATTGTCTCAAGTTTCCTCACATAGTGCGATGCATTGTTTAGAATATGTATAGTGACTAAACGAGTATCCACAATATAGCCTATATACAATATATATACAATATACAACATGCAGTATTGCATATTAAATATTCTGCGCTTCTATGTACTATGTACTACACACTATGTTGATGATGGTTTCATGAGTATAGTTAAGCCATGGTATGCACATCTTATGATAAgtttaaacatttataaaacatgcagtgaaaaacaaacaaacatcctgCGCCACTTTGTACTCTTTCGATAATGGCTCAATGTGTACAATTGAGTTGTGGTATGCACACAATAGCGTAACATAAAAAAATACTATGTCATATATCTCAAGTACATTGTACCTGATTCgatgataaaaacaaaatgatgataAAATCATGTACCTATGAACCATGTACCCGTTGCACCCGTTGTGCCAAACAACTTTGCCTTTGCTCACTCGGCGCCTCGTTTCCTTTTGCCACCAGCTATTTGTGCACGTTTTCGCACGAGGACTGTTCACGTATTTTCACGTGTCTTTTAAGCTGGTCTGCGTGTCTCATCAGGTGTGCCACGCCTGCCCTAGTTTGTGCACGTATTAAAAGACCACAGGCCAAACGACAAAATTTAATGCGGTCAGCATTTTACCCTTTGTTTTGCATGTGAACATTAAATGTTGTTCAAGAGAGCAAGTGGCAGTACTTTCTCTTCTATTATCTCTGGTTGTTTTAGTTATTTTTTTTAGTTATTTTTGAAATAGTTACCTTTGATTGATACCTTAGTTTACCCTATATTTTACATTAACACGCGAGACTGCGTGtctaaatattttgttttcgaTTGTTTTTGATTGTTGACTTTAACTGTCGACGTTGttgattgtgtgtctgtttgattgttggtttgtttgcttgttgtgtgtgcgagtgagtgtgcgagcgcgtgtgagtactgttgttagtttagcattgtttttttttgttgttttttttggtttttgttggttttttttccttttattgttacatgtttgtctaccataatttaccattattattttgacattacttcaaatttgttatattaaaatcgtccgccaaatttcatttgcttttaagagtacgctcataagcttagcttgttgtgctccatgttccttatttcatgtatgcggtaatagtaccaatggaatttactgaataaacttgtttaaaccaataaatgaatgaatagatcaataaataaatgaatgaatgaatgaatgaatgaatggatggatggatggatgaatcgatcaatcaatcaatcaaccaatcaatcaatcaa
It encodes the following:
- the LOC138953433 gene encoding uncharacterized protein, translated to MSELKAEVAHYRGELEKRDDEIDQLRDKVDDLEQYSRRNCIRINNVPELDGEDTDSVIKAVGKAVGVELTDAMLDRSHRVGRRPGPGDTYSRAIICKFASYRFKSALMRSKKTLAKTDAKKILPDRAWAAARTPTQVFINDDLTQVRSELAAKARKLKKDKKFEETWVRDGTIFVKRGSAVTRVTTMRNLLALI